Genomic segment of Nostoc sp. TCL240-02:
CGTCCAGCTTTGTCCCAGTCTTGCTCATCACCCTTACCATCGATAACAGGATGGATAAATCCTTGTGGGGTATGACTTCCCTGCGCTTCGTGGATTTCCACTGGTTGCTTGAGATAGGGCGGTATAGGTTCATTTAATGCCTTGTAAATCCCAAACAGGTGTTCTCGAAATAACTGGTCAAAAATGGCATCTTGATTTGATGAGTGTCCTGCACCAAACCACCAAAACCAGTCTGAACCCTCTGCGGCATATAATGCTTCCCATGCTTCTGGGTTGTTTTCTTCCGTTGCTTCGGGATGACTTGCGAGCATGTCTCTAGCTTCTGTCAAGTAATCCCAAGCTCGATTTTTGGCGCGATCGCCGATCCAGGTGGTGAAGCTGCCATCTACCCAAGAACCACTGTGTAGTTGCCCTCCGGGAATGGTAGCTGTGGCGGGGAATTCTTCCAGGAATTCGGAGACGGTGACGAGTTTGAGGTGGGGTTCATCGCTCAAACTTTGATACAAAGCTTCTAAGAAGGGTTTGCCATCTTCGGGATAAAATTCCCAGCAATTCTCCCCATCTAAGGCAATGGTAACTAGCCAAGGTTGCTCACTTTGACTATCTCTTTGCATTTTAGCGATCGCTTGCAAATGTCCCACTAAGTCGGCTGCTGCCTTTTTTGCTGGCATCGCACCGTAGGTAAAGCCAATCAAATCTGATAATCTGTGGTCGCGAAACACAATTGACAAATCACCCTCGGCGGTTTGCAGCCGATAGGGTCGATACAACAGTTCTGGTTGCTGCACATTCCCCGCCCCATCCCGATGAAAAAAGTGTTTCAGCGTCCACCCTAAGACGGCTTCATCTGAGCATATCCACTTAAATCCTTGGTTAATAATGTGTGGAAGTATCGCCGGACTGACTGACTGTTCCGAAGGCCACAAACCACGAGGTATTTGTCCAAAGCGGTCTTTATAAAAGTTCCAAGCTTTCCGTAAGTGACGGGGAATATCTTCTTCCCACTGAAATCGCTGCTTAGGTAGTGTCATATTCGGCACAGCTACCCGACCGGAGTTAGTATCAGCGAGTAAGGGCAAAATCGGGTGGGTGTAGGGCGTAGTGGTAACTTCTAGTTGCCCCGCCTCCTGCATTTTGCGATGTTGCGGGATAATGCGACTGAGAATTTCTCGTTGTTTGGAATAAATGCGCTGGCGATCGCTTAAAGTAAAATTTCGACCCTGTTTTAACCAAGTCGCAATTTCTGGGTCATCCCAAAACAGAGGATCGATCCAAGCCAAATTGTGCCAAGCTAGCAAATCACCATAATCTGGCAACTCCCAATTTGCTAAACACCAAGCTTGCCCCTTATTCTGCCTTTGCTGATACAACTCGCTATAGCGGGGATGTGGGTCAATCAACGTATGGTGATTGGCATCAAAAAAGTGTTGGATAATAAATTCCCTCTGTTCCTGGCTGAGTTGTTCATTCGGTGTCAAACAGGCTGTGAGGTAAGGGTCAAAAGCAGTCCCAGCAATATAATCTTCAAGTTGTAATATCAGCGATGGAACTAAATTCACCGTTTGGTGTAACTTAGGATACCGCTCTAAGAGCAATACTAAATCCAAATAATCTTTAGTCCCATGTAAACGTACCCAAGGTAGGCGGTACTGCTGACTGGGAGATAGGGCACTACCAGGAGATTTGTACAGAGGCTGATGTTGATGCCAGATAAAAGCGATGTAGAGAGGATGGGGCATAGCGAGTAATTAGGAGTTAGGGATTGGGGATTACAAATTAGGGATTAGGTATTAATGATAAATTATGAATGAAAAAATCCATTCTTCCCCAGTCCTCAGTCCCCAATCCCCAGTCCCTAGACTACTTGTTCAATTTCCGCAATTTCAGGAATCATTTCTTTTAGGCGGCGCTCAATACCCATTCTCAGGGTCATTGCAGAACTGGGACAAGAACCACAAGCACCTTGCAGGCGAAGCTTTACAACAGGCCCATCGAGTTCTACGAGTTCCACATTGCCGCCATCAGACATGAGATAAGGGCGCATTTCATCTAAGACTGTTTCAACGTTGTCAATTGTGAGTTCCATAGTTTTAGACCTGCTAAGTTAATGGTGGGCATTGGGAATGGGACATGGGGCATTGGGAATGGGGCATGGGGCATTGAGAATGGGGAATGATTCTTGTGCCATCTGCGCTGTTACTCGTTAGCCATTATCCAAAATTCTATTTTCTATGTTGTCTAAACAGAGTTTTCGTGTGAGCCTCCTACTTTACTTTAGCTTTTAGGTTCTGGTTTGTAATTTGACGGAAGACAGGATTTAACGCTCCTAAGTACACGTCACCGTAAAAAGGAGTCAAAAATCTATTATTTTGTAAATTTTGAGTAAAGTGGAGCAAAAGCCAAATTTAGGCGTTTGTTGTGTTTTCTTCTTCAACCCAGCCCATAATTATACAATTTTGTGGTCTAGGGACGGAATTCTCTCCAATCTCCCATGCCCAATTTTGTTATTTATTGAATAATAATTACTAAGAAACTTTAAATTTTAAAACTTTAAACCCAGTATTGCTAATGTTCCAGATGA
This window contains:
- a CDS encoding NifU family protein, giving the protein MELTIDNVETVLDEMRPYLMSDGGNVELVELDGPVVKLRLQGACGSCPSSAMTLRMGIERRLKEMIPEIAEIEQVV
- a CDS encoding glycoside hydrolase — translated: MPHPLYIAFIWHQHQPLYKSPGSALSPSQQYRLPWVRLHGTKDYLDLVLLLERYPKLHQTVNLVPSLILQLEDYIAGTAFDPYLTACLTPNEQLSQEQREFIIQHFFDANHHTLIDPHPRYSELYQQRQNKGQAWCLANWELPDYGDLLAWHNLAWIDPLFWDDPEIATWLKQGRNFTLSDRQRIYSKQREILSRIIPQHRKMQEAGQLEVTTTPYTHPILPLLADTNSGRVAVPNMTLPKQRFQWEEDIPRHLRKAWNFYKDRFGQIPRGLWPSEQSVSPAILPHIINQGFKWICSDEAVLGWTLKHFFHRDGAGNVQQPELLYRPYRLQTAEGDLSIVFRDHRLSDLIGFTYGAMPAKKAAADLVGHLQAIAKMQRDSQSEQPWLVTIALDGENCWEFYPEDGKPFLEALYQSLSDEPHLKLVTVSEFLEEFPATATIPGGQLHSGSWVDGSFTTWIGDRAKNRAWDYLTEARDMLASHPEATEENNPEAWEALYAAEGSDWFWWFGAGHSSNQDAIFDQLFREHLFGIYKALNEPIPPYLKQPVEIHEAQGSHTPQGFIHPVIDGKGDEQDWDKAGRIEIGGARGTMHNSSVIQRLWYGVDHLNFYLRLDFKGGVAPGEDFPKELNLLWFYPDKTMVNSPVPLADIPDSAPLNYLFHHLLEVNLLTQSIQFREAGDNYQWKPRFSRAQVALNSCFELAVPWADLQVPPDYPLRLILVLADEGRFCNYLPENALIPIEVP